In Anaerolineae bacterium, the DNA window AGGACTCATCACAATTCCAAAGATTTCCGTTTTGCCTGTGATGCCCAGAGCATACTTGCGCCAGAAGGGAAGCGTTGCCCCCAGAACTAACCAGATGTATTCCTTCGCTATGTTTGCGCCCAGGAACCACCGGAAAGGACGGCTGGAGAGCACAATTTTTAAGGCCCGGAGCAGGCTTACTGCGTCTTCCTCTCCCTTAAAGGGGCGTTCCCGGATGCCTAATATTGATATCAAGTATCCGATGGCGATAATTGTTCCCATGATGGCGCCCATCCATATGTATCCCACATTTTCAGCCAGGATGGGGGCCAAAATGTAGGACAGCAGAAGGGCGATAACTGCCAGGACTTCCCGCGCCGCCGATAAATTTACCCTCTCTCGCACGGTTATGGCGATTTCCGGGAAGAGGGAAGTGTAAGCGATCCAGGTAAGGCTGTAAAGGCTATCAAAGATGAAGAGGATGAGGAAAAAGTACACAGCCAGCACAGCAGGACTATGGCCCGGTGGTGTCCATAGAAAGAAAAAGGAGAGGCCTAAAGGGATAGCACCAAAGAGGACATACGGGACGCGTCTACCCATTGGAGTGCGGGTTCGATCGGAAACCTGGCCCATCAGTGGGTCATTGAGGGCATTCCAGATACCGTAGATGCTCCAGATTATCCCGGCAACTGCTGCGTTTAAGCCCAGGATGTCCACATAGTAAAACTGGATGCGGTTGCCGAAAACTTGATAGGCAATAGTGTTAGCGAAGTTGCCCAAGGAGTAGCGGATATAAAATAGGGTTTTCCCAAGCTCTTTCAAGGCCTTTTCTCCTTGGTGATAATTTCCAGTGTTTGCGGGCTTTCAAGGAGCGGAAGCTCCTACCAGACCCCCGATACTGCAGGAATCCTTACTCCTTCCTTCCGGAGAGCCCGGACTATTGGCTTAGCGGGCTTTTGAGTTTGCCTAAAACATAAACTCCGGCAGAGGCCCGACTATTTAGCCCCTTTTCATGGAACCAGCAAAAGGAGCAGAGTTATTATAGCACAACTCCTGATAATGACAACATTCGCCAAAAAAGCCCACTGATTCTCCCTTCTCCTCTGTCATCAAACGAAGAAAACAGGCCCTGGGGCTTATCTGTTTTGCCTGGATCCGGTTCACTCGGCGCATGCTTAAGCTTCAGCTGGTTGGCCGTCTTCAGTCAATGGGGGCTAAAGCCGCTGAACCAGCGCTTCCGCCCTCTCCTGCGCCAGCCCCCTCACTGCCACCGGCTCTTCCGCCTCCAGATTCAGTCCCGGACCCATCTCCGGGGCGATCGCAAAGAATGCAGCGCTTTGGAGTTCAGGCAGAATTTCGGTATAATACCTTTATGAGGAGGAATTTTCATGAATAAAGAGCTGATTCTTACCCACAATGATCTGCTGGTTCTGGGTCTTCTTATAGACCGGCCCATGCATGGTTACGAAATCCTTCAGCACATTCAGGCTGTGGGTATAGACCTCTGGTGGAGTGTGAGCCCAGCAGCTATCTATTATTCCTTGACCAAACTCCACCGCCAGGGGCTGGTGGTGGAAGTCCGTACTCACGGTGAAGGGCCAGAGCGCAGTGTTTACCACATAACCGATAAAGGGCTTGATGCTTTCTTCGTCAGGATGGAAGAAGCGCTCGCTTCGCAGGAGCCAACACGCTCCGATTACGACCTGGGTATATTTTTCCTCAACAAATTTCCTCAGGAAAGGGCCATTAAATTTTTAGAGCGCAGGCTGGAATTCCTGCGTCACCGGGAACAGGAACTCAATGAAGCCCAGCGCCAGGCCCAGGGAGATCCTCTCCACTATGCTATTCTTGCCCGCAATGCTACTTGTACGCGAGTGGAAAGAGAATGGCTGGAAGGGATTATCCGCCACTTGCGCGGCGAAGAGGTTTTCTACGGGGGGCTGCTCATCCTCAAAGGAGAATTGCGAAACTTCCATCTCCCTGACCTTATAAAGCTAATTGCTTCCGGTCACCACAGCGGTACCCTATACGTAACGGATGGAGAGTCAATTCGTTCTATTTCTTTCCACGAGGGGCGGCCGGTGTGTGCCACTTCCCAGAGGCCTGAGGGACCAATTAGGGATCCTGAGCAAATTTTAAACGATATATACGACCTTTTCCGTTGGCAGGAGGGAACTTTTACCTTTGATCAGCGGGTTGGCCCTCCGGAAGGCTGTCTCATCCTTAGAATGAGTGCAGAGAACCTCCTTCTCAACGGTGCACGCTGGGTAGATAACTGGACCATAATCCAGCGTGTGGTACCTTCTTCAGAGGCTATCTTTGAGCGGGTAGATGGCAAAGGGCAACAGGAAGATCTGGTCTTAACTGAAGAAGAACGAAGGGTGTGGGAATTTCTTGATGGCACCCGCACTGTGGCCGAAGTGGCGCAGATTTGCAATCTAACGGAATTTGAAACCAGTAAAATCATCTACACCCTCTATGTGGCTGGCCTGTCGCTCCCGGGAAGCCTGGACAAAGTTCGCCTGCGGAGGGCGTTCCGGGAGTTTGCGGAACTTCTGTGTCAGGCTACCAAACCTTTCCGTGCTGGCCCGGAAGATTTCACATGTGAAGAAGAGGTGAACAAACGTGCCGCTGCGCTCCCGATCCGTTTCCATCGCAGCCGCATTGAAGATCACACCGACCCATCATTGCGCATAGAAGAGCTGGCCAGAATGTATCGCCTTTTCCTTCAGATCCAGCAGGAAGTAATTCGGGAGCGGTTCGGTAAGGCAATACTGGAAGGACTGATTCAGCAGGCTACGAAGCAGATCAATCCCCCCTTGAAGGAAGTGCTCCAGCGCTACAAGGTGCTTTAAGTTTAACCCTTAGAGATGTAAAGGCCGGTAGGGTCTATTTCCTCCCGCAAAACCTTGAGCTCTTCCTCAGTGGGTGGTTCGGTCTGCTCCACCTTTTCAGGGATTATCAGTTCAAAACCTGTGTTTTCTATTACTTCCTGGACAGTAATGCCGGGGTGTGTGGCTAAGAGCTTCATCCTCTTGGTTTCTTCATCAAACCCCAGGAGGGCTAAATTTGAGACCACACGGTAGGGGCCTGAGCCTCTGGGCAGGCCCACTGCTTCCCTTGCGCCTGGTCCCCAGAGGTAGCCTGGCGTTGTTATGAAATCCACTTTTTCCACAAAACGGCGTCGGTCGTGGCGCATTATTATTATGATACGCCAGCAGAGGGAACCCACATCATTGGCTCCACCGCTTCCTGGAAGTCTTACCTTCGGTCTGTGGTAATCGCCAATGACTGTGGAATTAACGTTCCCGTAAGGGTCAATTTGAGCCCCCCCTATGAAGCCATACTCTATAAACCCTCTGGCAGCTGTTTCCATAATATCGCATATACCTGAAGCAGCGAGGGCCTTGCGGAAGGTGTTATATTCGCCTACAGCGAGAGGAAGCTCTTCCAAGGTGGCTCCAATCCCTCCAAATTCAAAGATGGGGATCAGATTGGGAGCATGAAGCTTCTGGGCCAGGGCTGCTGCCAGCATCGGGATGCCGGTGCCTATAAAGACTGTGGTGGAATCGGGCATGAGGCGCGAGGCCACGCAAATCATCAGTTCTGTAAGGTTATAATTCCTGGCTACCATACATTACCTCCTTTTCTCAGCTCTCTCCCTGAGTTTCTCCAGCCTCTCCCATCCAATTTTTTCCAGATACTCCTGGTGATTTCGGACGCTGTATACGTATTTGTCAAGGTAAGCCCTGGCTCCTTCTTCGGTCTGAGAAGCCTCAGCCCATTCTTTTATGAGCTCTTCATCTCGGGCATAGAGGTAACACATCTCTCCAGGATGGGAGCCAAAAGGAGCATGGACTACTGCGTCCACCAGAAAGTAGGGAATTATGGTGCGGTCCGGATAGCGCCGGATTTCTTCAGTGGGGATTATTTCTTCAGCGCTTATTATAAGGCGCTTGGCAGCGCGGGCCAGCTCAAAAGCAAACCCGCTTATTCCTTCAATTTGAGCATTGCCGTAGCGGTCTGCTTTGTGGACATGGATTATGGCTACGTCTACTATTAAGGCTGGAAGCAGCGCTACTTTCTGGCCCGTAAAGGGACATTTCACCACTTTGGTCGCACTGGATTTAAGGGTATCACTTCCGAGCATAGAGCGGACGGGAATGAAGGGGACACCCATAGCAGCAGCTTTAAAGCGCCAGGCTATGGCTGCATTGGACCAATCGGAGACCACCTCAACCTGGCCACTTTCTACTGCCCGCCGTAAGGCACTGGAAACCCCATACACTTCCAGGCCTATGTAGGTTATTTCCACCTGTTTGACCAGGCCCGCCGCCAGGAGCAAATCCAGCTCCAGCACCCCCTGCCCCGCTATCCGGAGGTCCTTCTTGCCTTGGCGGATAATCTCGCGGGTTAGAGACATGGGACAGCGCACAGTGCCGTAAAGCTCGGTGGCCAGATAGTCGCCGTCGTGGATGAAGCGGCTTACAGCTTCCTGCTCTGTCATGAGCTTATCAACAAGGGCTTTGGGCTTTTGACGGTTCCACTCCCGGAAAGCTTCCAGATCTGGAGGTTGTATGAGCTTGCCCTGTCCCTCTTCCACTATCTCAAATTCCAGCATATTTTCCTCCCGTGGGCCTGAAATACTTTATATCTGTTATTCCCCCTTCTCGCTCCTCAGCAGGCTTGAAGACGGCCTCCACTTTCATTCCTATGTATACTTCCCCAGGATCCACTTCACCGAGGTAATGCACAAGGCCGCCGTCGGCTCCTTCAAGTTTTACGAAGGCTAAAATCAGGGGTTTTTCCAGGGGCTCTTCCTCCAGATCTTGGTGGAGGACAGTAAAGGTATGAACTTCTCCCCGGGGCGGAACCTCCACCCATTCTTCCAGCCCGGAAAAGCAGCGTTCGCAATAAAGGCGTGCCGGGACGTAGAGGATATTACAGCGGAGACACTTTGTCCCCATTATTCTGGCATTGTCTTTTATCTCCCGGAAGAAGCGCTCCCCGGCTAAACCAACAGTATACCGGGCGTAAAGGGGTATTTCGCCTTCCCAGGTTCTTATATCGGAAATGCGTTTAACCTTCTCCGTCGTAGCCATGGTGGGCCTCCTGAGTTATTCTTTCAGGGGTTTAAAATAAAGTATGTCCGTTATAGCTCCGATTCGCTCCTCCGGCGGCTTCCAGACAGCTTTGACCCGCATCCCCACTTTCACTTCATCTGGCTCCACTTCTCCAAGAAGGTGCATTATTCCCATCCCCTTAGAGGCGCCATCAATCTGGATAACAGCGGGAATCTGGGGCTCTTTTATCCGAACCATATCCCAGGTTACGTAGCAGATGGAGAAAGTCAGGACGGTGCCTGTGTCTCTAAGGTAAACCCATTCGTCGGTGGGGCGGAAACAGTGCTCACAGAACATCCGCGGGGGCACCACGACCCTGCGGCATTTCCGGCATTTCCGCCCCACAATGCGTCCCTCCTTAAGCTCTTTAAGGTAACGTCCTATGGCTACTCCTGCATCCCAGGCATAGCACAGTTTGGGATACCAGGTGGTATACAGGACTTTGCCCTCTTCAAAGTCTTCTTCTTTGACGTATGTCCCCGGGAATTCTTTTATATGCATCGTCATGGGCAGCCTCCTTTCTCAGGATTAGAGGAACTCCCACGGCGCCTCAGTAAATAAAGGGAACCCACGATTATGAAGATCATGAAGGACAGAACGGCAAGCTCAAGCAGGATGGCCCGGAACATCTCAAAGTTGCCCTCTAAGATGAGGCGAGATTGTTCAGCTGTGATGATGAGGATGCGCCGTATCGCCGCAATGAGCCCGATTATCAGAAAGGGCTCACAGGATAGTTCATGCTGGCGGACCGATATGCCCACCGTGTGAAGGATTTCCACCAGCATAAGGACTACCAGCAGAGAATCCAGTATGTGGAGCACCTCTTTGAATAGAGCCCCTTCTTCTAAAGCCTTGATGAAGTGCTGCACCGCTGAGAGGATGACTGCTACAGCTGTTGCTGCCAGTAAAAGGCCTACAGCAATATAAATTAAATTTTCGGTAAGTTTCCACGCATCATCCAGAGTTGGCTTTTTCACCGATCGCCCTCCTTAAAGGCGATAGGCATGTGTTCGGTATTGAAAGCCCAGCCCAGCTGGCCCTCCCCGTTCACCAGGATAATTCCACCCTGGCCTCCCGTTCTTTCCTCAAGGATCTGGATAGCTATCCGGGCAGCCTCGCGGGGATTTAACCCCTGCCTCATGAGGTCGCAGGCTGTTTTAGCCAGAACAACCATTATTATTGCCTCACCGGTGCCGGTGGCTGAAGCAGCACCAGCCAGATTATCGGCGTAGGTGCCACAGCCTATGAGGGGAGTATCTCCGAGGCGGCCAGGGAGTTTCCCTGCAAGGCCCCCGGTGGATGTAGCCGCAGCAACATTGCCATTTCTGTCAATGGCCACAGCACCAACAGTATCGCCTTCATACGGGAAAAAGCCAGCATTTTTCCACTGAAGCCTCTGCCTTTCTGTGGAGAGGCTCTCCAGAGGATATTCTTCCAGACCATACAGCCTGGCCAGTCTGAGAGCTCCATCGCCCACGATCAGGATGTGCGGGGTCTTCTCCATTACCAGGCGGGCCAGGCGTATCGGATGCAGGATGTTCTTCACGGCCCCGACGGCCCCCGCCCTAAGGGTTGAGCCATCCATTATGGCTGCATCCATTTCTATTTGTCCTTCCATGGTTAGGGCAGAACCTCTTCCCGCATTGAAGACGGGGTCTTCTTCCATGACCATCACCGCCGCTTCAACGGCATCCAGAGCCGATCCACCCCTCTCAAGGATTTTCCAGCCCGCCTGAACTGCCCTGCGACACCCTTCTTCCCGGGCGGTCAGTATTTCGCTGGGGACTTTGGCTGCACCCCCGTGGACTAGGATCGCTGGCTTCATATTCCCAGGATTACCACTGTGGATACCTGCATAAGATCGCCCCAGGCCTGGGCGAGGCCGCGTTTGGGGTTGCCTGGAACTTGGCGCTTGCCAGCTTCTCCTCTGAGCTGCCAGAAAATTTCGGCCACTTTCATGAGACCAGCAGCAGCTATCGGATTGCCTACACCCAGAAGCCCACCTGAAGGGGAGCTGGGAAGCCAGTCGGGCTCGCTTTCTTTATCCCGATCAAAGCGCCCCCTGGCAGCATCTTCGGGAGCTTTCCCTTTCTCAGCCAGGAGAAGCCCTTCCAGATGATGGAGTTCTTTGTAGTCAAAGGGGTCGTAAGGTTCCACTATGTGGATTTCCTTCCGGGGCTCCTTTATCCCGGCCATTTTGTAGGCCATCCTGGCCGCTTCTTCCACGTAAACGGGGTAAGAAAGATCGCGGTTCGTCCAGTAAGTAGTATCCAGGCACCAGCCCACTCCTTCGATCCACACCGGCTTATTGGTCACCCGGCGGGCCACATGTTCAGCGGCGAGGACAACGGCCACTGCCCCATCGGAAATAGGGCTTACATCCAGACGCTGGACTGGCCAGGCTAATACTTCGGACTCAAGGACATCCTTAACGGTTATGTTGGGATCACCCAAAAGGGCGCAGGGGTGATCAACGGCGTTGCGTCGGTTTTTGACGGTTATATAGGCAATGTCTTCTTTCCTGA includes these proteins:
- a CDS encoding MFS transporter, translating into MKELGKTLFYIRYSLGNFANTIAYQVFGNRIQFYYVDILGLNAAVAGIIWSIYGIWNALNDPLMGQVSDRTRTPMGRRVPYVLFGAIPLGLSFFFLWTPPGHSPAVLAVYFFLILFIFDSLYSLTWIAYTSLFPEIAITVRERVNLSAAREVLAVIALLLSYILAPILAENVGYIWMGAIMGTIIAIGYLISILGIRERPFKGEEDAVSLLRALKIVLSSRPFRWFLGANIAKEYIWLVLGATLPFWRKYALGITGKTEIFGIVMSPGDAEAILLGLPILLTAPSVLLWRPIVPRLGYRKAWIVASFVFIPGLLLMAFAHDFYMGLLGTILAAPGLAGSMIMPFPVLSEIVDHDAARHGYRREGIFFGMNAGIIKLAFSAQGLLFAGIMSAAGYVAGSDIQPASAIMGIRFLIGITPIIACLIIAYCMYKYPLGRARVVKGALVQEPTGLP
- a CDS encoding DUF4388 domain-containing protein — protein: MNKELILTHNDLLVLGLLIDRPMHGYEILQHIQAVGIDLWWSVSPAAIYYSLTKLHRQGLVVEVRTHGEGPERSVYHITDKGLDAFFVRMEEALASQEPTRSDYDLGIFFLNKFPQERAIKFLERRLEFLRHREQELNEAQRQAQGDPLHYAILARNATCTRVEREWLEGIIRHLRGEEVFYGGLLILKGELRNFHLPDLIKLIASGHHSGTLYVTDGESIRSISFHEGRPVCATSQRPEGPIRDPEQILNDIYDLFRWQEGTFTFDQRVGPPEGCLILRMSAENLLLNGARWVDNWTIIQRVVPSSEAIFERVDGKGQQEDLVLTEEERRVWEFLDGTRTVAEVAQICNLTEFETSKIIYTLYVAGLSLPGSLDKVRLRRAFREFAELLCQATKPFRAGPEDFTCEEEVNKRAAALPIRFHRSRIEDHTDPSLRIEELARMYRLFLQIQQEVIRERFGKAILEGLIQQATKQINPPLKEVLQRYKVL
- a CDS encoding 3-oxoacid CoA-transferase; this translates as MVARNYNLTELMICVASRLMPDSTTVFIGTGIPMLAAALAQKLHAPNLIPIFEFGGIGATLEELPLAVGEYNTFRKALAASGICDIMETAARGFIEYGFIGGAQIDPYGNVNSTVIGDYHRPKVRLPGSGGANDVGSLCWRIIIIMRHDRRRFVEKVDFITTPGYLWGPGAREAVGLPRGSGPYRVVSNLALLGFDEETKRMKLLATHPGITVQEVIENTGFELIIPEKVEQTEPPTEEELKVLREEIDPTGLYISKG
- a CDS encoding CoA transferase subunit A, encoding MLEFEIVEEGQGKLIQPPDLEAFREWNRQKPKALVDKLMTEQEAVSRFIHDGDYLATELYGTVRCPMSLTREIIRQGKKDLRIAGQGVLELDLLLAAGLVKQVEITYIGLEVYGVSSALRRAVESGQVEVVSDWSNAAIAWRFKAAAMGVPFIPVRSMLGSDTLKSSATKVVKCPFTGQKVALLPALIVDVAIIHVHKADRYGNAQIEGISGFAFELARAAKRLIISAEEIIPTEEIRRYPDRTIIPYFLVDAVVHAPFGSHPGEMCYLYARDEELIKEWAEASQTEEGARAYLDKYVYSVRNHQEYLEKIGWERLEKLRERAEKRR
- a CDS encoding Zn-ribbon domain-containing OB-fold protein, whose amino-acid sequence is MATTEKVKRISDIRTWEGEIPLYARYTVGLAGERFFREIKDNARIMGTKCLRCNILYVPARLYCERCFSGLEEWVEVPPRGEVHTFTVLHQDLEEEPLEKPLILAFVKLEGADGGLVHYLGEVDPGEVYIGMKVEAVFKPAEEREGGITDIKYFRPTGGKYAGI
- a CDS encoding Zn-ribbon domain-containing OB-fold protein, whose translation is MTMHIKEFPGTYVKEEDFEEGKVLYTTWYPKLCYAWDAGVAIGRYLKELKEGRIVGRKCRKCRRVVVPPRMFCEHCFRPTDEWVYLRDTGTVLTFSICYVTWDMVRIKEPQIPAVIQIDGASKGMGIMHLLGEVEPDEVKVGMRVKAVWKPPEERIGAITDILYFKPLKE
- a CDS encoding phosphate-starvation-inducible PsiE family protein; translation: MKKPTLDDAWKLTENLIYIAVGLLLAATAVAVILSAVQHFIKALEEGALFKEVLHILDSLLVVLMLVEILHTVGISVRQHELSCEPFLIIGLIAAIRRILIITAEQSRLILEGNFEMFRAILLELAVLSFMIFIIVGSLYLLRRRGSSSNPEKGGCP
- a CDS encoding isoaspartyl peptidase/L-asparaginase — encoded protein: MKPAILVHGGAAKVPSEILTAREEGCRRAVQAGWKILERGGSALDAVEAAVMVMEEDPVFNAGRGSALTMEGQIEMDAAIMDGSTLRAGAVGAVKNILHPIRLARLVMEKTPHILIVGDGALRLARLYGLEEYPLESLSTERQRLQWKNAGFFPYEGDTVGAVAIDRNGNVAAATSTGGLAGKLPGRLGDTPLIGCGTYADNLAGAASATGTGEAIIMVVLAKTACDLMRQGLNPREAARIAIQILEERTGGQGGIILVNGEGQLGWAFNTEHMPIAFKEGDR
- a CDS encoding thiolase domain-containing protein; translation: MPRVAIVGAGMTKFVRRAQETSKELAWEAASMALESCEMTLDDIDCVVLGSAPDAFDAVHMKAEYLSDGAGAWGKPYFRCFVGGSTGVFAVIQGWYHVASGVFDTCLVVCEEKMSSCMPHPQGAFITIFDHTTERPLGPNLLWIFALEMNAYMTRYGLRKEDIAYITVKNRRNAVDHPCALLGDPNITVKDVLESEVLAWPVQRLDVSPISDGAVAVVLAAEHVARRVTNKPVWIEGVGWCLDTTYWTNRDLSYPVYVEEAARMAYKMAGIKEPRKEIHIVEPYDPFDYKELHHLEGLLLAEKGKAPEDAARGRFDRDKESEPDWLPSSPSGGLLGVGNPIAAAGLMKVAEIFWQLRGEAGKRQVPGNPKRGLAQAWGDLMQVSTVVILGI